Proteins co-encoded in one Corylus avellana chromosome ca9, CavTom2PMs-1.0 genomic window:
- the LOC132161982 gene encoding UNC93-like protein 3 isoform X1, translating into MDSHDEESPLVADSSPVQTPKQNHARDVHILSSAFLLIFLAYGAAQNLESTLNTEEDLGTTSLGILYLSFTFFSLVASVVVRRLGTKNALVLGTTGYWLFIAANLKPTWYTMVPASVYLGFSASIIWVGQGTYLTSTARSHAKDCNLHEGTVIGNFNGEFWGMFASNQFVGNLISLAMLSDGTEGSTSGTTLLFVVFLCSMTLGTILMCFLTKRNHNAEDGTQDSSVGVYSTVVSLSKSLVTLLFDARMLLTIPLIAYSGLQQAFVWAEFTKDIVTPALGVSGVGGAMAVYGAFDAICSLAAGRLTSGLTSITLIVSGGALIQAVVFLWLLLIYRLTSGVLGIMYPLLMAAMLGIGDGVFNTQLNALLGILFKHDTEGAFAQLKVWQSGSIAVVFFVSPYISLKAMLVVMLAALCLSYAGFLLLTLKKKKKNYKHKCLVPFCSITEVVHRLVEVEVINNTLLL; encoded by the exons ATGGATTCCCACGACGAGGAGTCGCCGTTGGTTGCGGATAGTTCGCCGGTTCAAACCCCAAAGCAAAACCACGCCAGAGATGTTCATATTCTCAGCTCTGCCTTCCTCTTGATCTTTCTTGCCTATGGAGCCGCTCAGAATTTGGAGAGTACCCTCAACACG GAAGAGGATTTGGGTACGACTTCGCTTGGGATATTGTATTTGTCATTCACATTTTTCTCATTAGTGGCTTCTGTGGTGGTTAGAAGACTGGGGACAAAGAATGCTTTGGTTCTTGGGACTACTGGTTACTGGTTGTTCATAGCTGCTAATTTGAAGCCAACAtg GTATACAATGGTTCCAGCTTCTGTGTACCTTGGCTTTTCTGCTTCAATTATATGGGTTGGGCAG GGTACGTATCTCACTTCCACTGCCCGCAGTCATGCAAAAGATTGCAACTTACATGAAGGGACAGTAATTGGTAACTTTAATGGAGAATTTTGGGGAATGTTTGCGAGTAACCAG TTTGTTGGAAATCTTATTTCACTTGCAATGTTGAGCGATGGGACG GAGGGAAGTACCAGTGGCACAACTTTGTTGTTTGTTGTGTTCCTTTGCAGTATGACCTTAGGTACCATACTTATGTGCTTCTTAACAAAAAGGAACCATAACGCAGAGGATGGGACTCAAGATTCTTCCGTTGGCGTATATTCTACCGTGGTTTCTCTGTCAAAGTCTTTAGTCACTCTCTTGTTTGATGCACGGATGCTATTGACCATCCCCCTTATTGCGTATTCAGGATTACAACAGGCGTTTGTATG GGCTGAATTCACCAAGGATATTGTAACTCCAGCACTCGGTGTGTCTGGTGTGGGTGGTGCAATGGCAGTGTATGGAGCTTTTGATGCAATA TGTTCACTGGCAGCTGGTCGACTCACCTCCGGTCTCACGTCAATCACTTTGATAGTTTCTGGTGGTGCCTTAATTCAGGCTGTTGTATTCCTGTGGCTCCTGCTAATATACAG GTTAACTAGCGGAGTACTTGGCATTATGTACCCACTTCTCATGGCTGCCATGTTGGGTATTGGTGATGGAGTATTTAATACACAACTTAATGCTTTGCTTGGGATACTCTTCAAGCATGATACG GAAGGAGCATTTGCACAGCTCAAGGTCTGGCAGAGTGGTTCCATCGCAGTCGTGTTTTTCGTGAGTCCATACATCTCATTGAAGGCAATGCTGGTGGTTATGCTCGCCGCGCTCTGCCTCTCATATGCTGGGTTTCTGCTTTTAACTCTCAAG aagaagaagaagaattataaGCACAAGTGCCTTGTTCCATTCTGTTCCATAACTGAAGTGGTGCATAGGTTAGTAGAAGTTGAGGTCATAAATAATACtttattgttataa
- the LOC132161982 gene encoding UNC93-like protein 3 isoform X3: MDSHDEESPLVADSSPVQTPKQNHARDVHILSSAFLLIFLAYGAAQNLESTLNTEEDLGTTSLGILYLSFTFFSLVASVVVRRLGTKNALVLGTTGYWLFIAANLKPTWYTMVPASVYLGFSASIIWVGQGTYLTSTARSHAKDCNLHEGTVIGNFNGEFWGMFASNQFVGNLISLAMLSDGTEGSTSGTTLLFVVFLCSMTLGTILMCFLTKRNHNAEDGTQDSSVGVYSTVVSLSKSLVTLLFDARMLLTIPLIAYSGLQQAFVWAEFTKDIVTPALGVSGVGGAMAVYGAFDAICSLAAGRLTSGLTSITLIVSGGALIQAVVFLWLLLIYRLTSGVLGIMYPLLMAAMLGIGDGVFNTQLNALLGILFKHDTEGAFAQLKVWQSGSIAVVFFVSPYISLKAMLVVMLAALCLSYAGFLLLTLKKKNYKHKCLVPFCSITEVVHRLVEVEVINNTLLL; encoded by the exons ATGGATTCCCACGACGAGGAGTCGCCGTTGGTTGCGGATAGTTCGCCGGTTCAAACCCCAAAGCAAAACCACGCCAGAGATGTTCATATTCTCAGCTCTGCCTTCCTCTTGATCTTTCTTGCCTATGGAGCCGCTCAGAATTTGGAGAGTACCCTCAACACG GAAGAGGATTTGGGTACGACTTCGCTTGGGATATTGTATTTGTCATTCACATTTTTCTCATTAGTGGCTTCTGTGGTGGTTAGAAGACTGGGGACAAAGAATGCTTTGGTTCTTGGGACTACTGGTTACTGGTTGTTCATAGCTGCTAATTTGAAGCCAACAtg GTATACAATGGTTCCAGCTTCTGTGTACCTTGGCTTTTCTGCTTCAATTATATGGGTTGGGCAG GGTACGTATCTCACTTCCACTGCCCGCAGTCATGCAAAAGATTGCAACTTACATGAAGGGACAGTAATTGGTAACTTTAATGGAGAATTTTGGGGAATGTTTGCGAGTAACCAG TTTGTTGGAAATCTTATTTCACTTGCAATGTTGAGCGATGGGACG GAGGGAAGTACCAGTGGCACAACTTTGTTGTTTGTTGTGTTCCTTTGCAGTATGACCTTAGGTACCATACTTATGTGCTTCTTAACAAAAAGGAACCATAACGCAGAGGATGGGACTCAAGATTCTTCCGTTGGCGTATATTCTACCGTGGTTTCTCTGTCAAAGTCTTTAGTCACTCTCTTGTTTGATGCACGGATGCTATTGACCATCCCCCTTATTGCGTATTCAGGATTACAACAGGCGTTTGTATG GGCTGAATTCACCAAGGATATTGTAACTCCAGCACTCGGTGTGTCTGGTGTGGGTGGTGCAATGGCAGTGTATGGAGCTTTTGATGCAATA TGTTCACTGGCAGCTGGTCGACTCACCTCCGGTCTCACGTCAATCACTTTGATAGTTTCTGGTGGTGCCTTAATTCAGGCTGTTGTATTCCTGTGGCTCCTGCTAATATACAG GTTAACTAGCGGAGTACTTGGCATTATGTACCCACTTCTCATGGCTGCCATGTTGGGTATTGGTGATGGAGTATTTAATACACAACTTAATGCTTTGCTTGGGATACTCTTCAAGCATGATACG GAAGGAGCATTTGCACAGCTCAAGGTCTGGCAGAGTGGTTCCATCGCAGTCGTGTTTTTCGTGAGTCCATACATCTCATTGAAGGCAATGCTGGTGGTTATGCTCGCCGCGCTCTGCCTCTCATATGCTGGGTTTCTGCTTTTAACTCTCAAG aagaagaattataaGCACAAGTGCCTTGTTCCATTCTGTTCCATAACTGAAGTGGTGCATAGGTTAGTAGAAGTTGAGGTCATAAATAATACtttattgttataa
- the LOC132161982 gene encoding UNC93-like protein 3 isoform X2 — MDSHDEESPLVADSSPVQTPKQNHARDVHILSSAFLLIFLAYGAAQNLESTLNTEEDLGTTSLGILYLSFTFFSLVASVVVRRLGTKNALVLGTTGYWLFIAANLKPTWYTMVPASVYLGFSASIIWVGQGTYLTSTARSHAKDCNLHEGTVIGNFNGEFWGMFASNQFVGNLISLAMLSDGTEGSTSGTTLLFVVFLCSMTLGTILMCFLTKRNHNAEDGTQDSSVGVYSTVVSLSKSLVTLLFDARMLLTIPLIAYSGLQQAFVWAEFTKDIVTPALGVSGVGGAMAVYGAFDAICSLAAGRLTSGLTSITLIVSGGALIQAVVFLWLLLIYRLTSGVLGIMYPLLMAAMLGIGDGVFNTQLNALLGILFKHDTEGAFAQLKVWQSGSIAVVFFVSPYISLKAMLVVMLAALCLSYAGFLLLTLKKKKNYKHKCLVPFCSITEVVHRLVEVEVINNTLLL; from the exons ATGGATTCCCACGACGAGGAGTCGCCGTTGGTTGCGGATAGTTCGCCGGTTCAAACCCCAAAGCAAAACCACGCCAGAGATGTTCATATTCTCAGCTCTGCCTTCCTCTTGATCTTTCTTGCCTATGGAGCCGCTCAGAATTTGGAGAGTACCCTCAACACG GAAGAGGATTTGGGTACGACTTCGCTTGGGATATTGTATTTGTCATTCACATTTTTCTCATTAGTGGCTTCTGTGGTGGTTAGAAGACTGGGGACAAAGAATGCTTTGGTTCTTGGGACTACTGGTTACTGGTTGTTCATAGCTGCTAATTTGAAGCCAACAtg GTATACAATGGTTCCAGCTTCTGTGTACCTTGGCTTTTCTGCTTCAATTATATGGGTTGGGCAG GGTACGTATCTCACTTCCACTGCCCGCAGTCATGCAAAAGATTGCAACTTACATGAAGGGACAGTAATTGGTAACTTTAATGGAGAATTTTGGGGAATGTTTGCGAGTAACCAG TTTGTTGGAAATCTTATTTCACTTGCAATGTTGAGCGATGGGACG GAGGGAAGTACCAGTGGCACAACTTTGTTGTTTGTTGTGTTCCTTTGCAGTATGACCTTAGGTACCATACTTATGTGCTTCTTAACAAAAAGGAACCATAACGCAGAGGATGGGACTCAAGATTCTTCCGTTGGCGTATATTCTACCGTGGTTTCTCTGTCAAAGTCTTTAGTCACTCTCTTGTTTGATGCACGGATGCTATTGACCATCCCCCTTATTGCGTATTCAGGATTACAACAGGCGTTTGTATG GGCTGAATTCACCAAGGATATTGTAACTCCAGCACTCGGTGTGTCTGGTGTGGGTGGTGCAATGGCAGTGTATGGAGCTTTTGATGCAATA TGTTCACTGGCAGCTGGTCGACTCACCTCCGGTCTCACGTCAATCACTTTGATAGTTTCTGGTGGTGCCTTAATTCAGGCTGTTGTATTCCTGTGGCTCCTGCTAATATACAG GTTAACTAGCGGAGTACTTGGCATTATGTACCCACTTCTCATGGCTGCCATGTTGGGTATTGGTGATGGAGTATTTAATACACAACTTAATGCTTTGCTTGGGATACTCTTCAAGCATGATACG GAAGGAGCATTTGCACAGCTCAAGGTCTGGCAGAGTGGTTCCATCGCAGTCGTGTTTTTCGTGAGTCCATACATCTCATTGAAGGCAATGCTGGTGGTTATGCTCGCCGCGCTCTGCCTCTCATATGCTGGGTTTCTGCTTTTAACTCTCAAG aagaagaagaattataaGCACAAGTGCCTTGTTCCATTCTGTTCCATAACTGAAGTGGTGCATAGGTTAGTAGAAGTTGAGGTCATAAATAATACtttattgttataa
- the LOC132161982 gene encoding UNC93-like protein 3 isoform X4, whose protein sequence is MDSHDEESPLVADSSPVQTPKQNHARDVHILSSAFLLIFLAYGAAQNLESTLNTEEDLGTTSLGILYLSFTFFSLVASVVVRRLGTKNALVLGTTGYWLFIAANLKPTWYTMVPASVYLGFSASIIWVGQGTYLTSTARSHAKDCNLHEGTVIGNFNGEFWGMFASNQFVGNLISLAMLSDGTEGSTSGTTLLFVVFLCSMTLGTILMCFLTKRNHNAEDGTQDSSVGVYSTVVSLSKSLVTLLFDARMLLTIPLIAYSGLQQAFVWAEFTKDIVTPALGVSGVGGAMAVYGAFDAICSLAAGRLTSGLTSITLIVSGGALIQAVVFLWLLLIYRLTSGVLGIMYPLLMAAMLGIGDGVFNTQLNALLGILFKHDTEGAFAQLKVWQSGSIAVVFFVSPYISLKAMLVVMLAALCLSYAGFLLLTLKKNYKHKCLVPFCSITEVVHRLVEVEVINNTLLL, encoded by the exons ATGGATTCCCACGACGAGGAGTCGCCGTTGGTTGCGGATAGTTCGCCGGTTCAAACCCCAAAGCAAAACCACGCCAGAGATGTTCATATTCTCAGCTCTGCCTTCCTCTTGATCTTTCTTGCCTATGGAGCCGCTCAGAATTTGGAGAGTACCCTCAACACG GAAGAGGATTTGGGTACGACTTCGCTTGGGATATTGTATTTGTCATTCACATTTTTCTCATTAGTGGCTTCTGTGGTGGTTAGAAGACTGGGGACAAAGAATGCTTTGGTTCTTGGGACTACTGGTTACTGGTTGTTCATAGCTGCTAATTTGAAGCCAACAtg GTATACAATGGTTCCAGCTTCTGTGTACCTTGGCTTTTCTGCTTCAATTATATGGGTTGGGCAG GGTACGTATCTCACTTCCACTGCCCGCAGTCATGCAAAAGATTGCAACTTACATGAAGGGACAGTAATTGGTAACTTTAATGGAGAATTTTGGGGAATGTTTGCGAGTAACCAG TTTGTTGGAAATCTTATTTCACTTGCAATGTTGAGCGATGGGACG GAGGGAAGTACCAGTGGCACAACTTTGTTGTTTGTTGTGTTCCTTTGCAGTATGACCTTAGGTACCATACTTATGTGCTTCTTAACAAAAAGGAACCATAACGCAGAGGATGGGACTCAAGATTCTTCCGTTGGCGTATATTCTACCGTGGTTTCTCTGTCAAAGTCTTTAGTCACTCTCTTGTTTGATGCACGGATGCTATTGACCATCCCCCTTATTGCGTATTCAGGATTACAACAGGCGTTTGTATG GGCTGAATTCACCAAGGATATTGTAACTCCAGCACTCGGTGTGTCTGGTGTGGGTGGTGCAATGGCAGTGTATGGAGCTTTTGATGCAATA TGTTCACTGGCAGCTGGTCGACTCACCTCCGGTCTCACGTCAATCACTTTGATAGTTTCTGGTGGTGCCTTAATTCAGGCTGTTGTATTCCTGTGGCTCCTGCTAATATACAG GTTAACTAGCGGAGTACTTGGCATTATGTACCCACTTCTCATGGCTGCCATGTTGGGTATTGGTGATGGAGTATTTAATACACAACTTAATGCTTTGCTTGGGATACTCTTCAAGCATGATACG GAAGGAGCATTTGCACAGCTCAAGGTCTGGCAGAGTGGTTCCATCGCAGTCGTGTTTTTCGTGAGTCCATACATCTCATTGAAGGCAATGCTGGTGGTTATGCTCGCCGCGCTCTGCCTCTCATATGCTGGGTTTCTGCTTTTAACTCTCAAG aagaattataaGCACAAGTGCCTTGTTCCATTCTGTTCCATAACTGAAGTGGTGCATAGGTTAGTAGAAGTTGAGGTCATAAATAATACtttattgttataa
- the LOC132162409 gene encoding uncharacterized protein LOC132162409: MFFTSMLTRLAYWWPVLVYAVAWTTILTLTVAVASFPLKVAFLSAISSSSSFSKTCVTEGFVRVPLDSPAGEMFCFPAHLLGKSKFDLILPTVFAAVVVGWSACLVRAVGLWEADPVH, translated from the coding sequence ATGTTTTTCACCTCCATGCTCACCCGCCTTGCCTACTGGTGGCCGGTCCTCGTCTATGCCGTCGCGTGGACAACCATTCTAACGCTGACGGTTGCGGTGGCGTCGTTCCCTCTGAAGGTTGCCTTCCTGTCGGCGATATCCTCGTCCTCTTCGTTCTCCAAAACGTGCGTGACGGAAGGGTTCGTTAGAGTGCCGTTAGACTCGCCGGCGGGGGAGATGTTCTGCTTCCCGGCTCACCTGTTGGGCAAGTCTAAGTTTGATCTCATCCTCCCTACGGTCTTCGCCGCAGTTGTGGTGGGTTGGTCGGCTTGCCTTGTGCGGGCCGTGGGCCTTTGGGAGGCCGATCCGGTccattag